In Desulfobacterales bacterium, the following proteins share a genomic window:
- the glnD gene encoding [protein-PII] uridylyltransferase has product MSRELRARREALESLWQQGMSGRALLKQHSALLDEFIVESFTRCREAGSGLALVATGGYGRQELFPFSDVDLMLLYEPAMKDRLNPVIETVIYPLWDAGLEVGHSVRTVEQCIIDAQEDFFFQVSLVDNRFLAGNGRLFDHFRDSFGQEFIEGHRKPFLDKMLDFRRKRHHSFGTQSFLLEPQIKENRGGFRDIQAMLWTARVIFGLADLAAMQEAGLLLEREREQFEQAWDFLVRVRNRLHYLGSRKNDQLFFEHQEKIAKALDYKNTGGLLDVECFMRDLYQHMRTVAVNSELFFEHVREVLGPPPDRAGQRALEPGIELRQERLHLVDPKLLRKKPVLLLRIFALAARNRTPIHHRTKKLIRESLALVDDRLRRSKRAAKSFFDLLVRDSGSQALDALLETGLLSAYIPEFAAVESLAQHDVYHVYTVDSHLLQTVAELHRLSGKEARILATLSAPHLLFLAGLLHDIGKGRGGSHEEKGAELVAGIGARLGLSPEQRDTLAFLVRNHLFLTMTAMRRDLEDEAFILRCADRIRDPQRLAMLYLLSVADARATGPSVWNEWKGALLLELYLKIALILDRAEMALPDRRKGAKWMRRQIRKLRPPPLELDIEELPDDYLLSFAPENVVDHIRRRQDLNYTKLAFQAVEEADHWSLLLLARDRPGLLAKICGVLALHNINVHRAQIFTWPDGTVVDTLEVAPAINSSFAEQDWRKLEHDLRAAITNRLGLTHRLHRKLQPIRRPAPQAGNDRAKVLLDNETADTHTIIEVFSRDRPGLLYEVTRTLADFEINIFQAKIAQEAEQVVDVFYVRDNYGDKILDPVLKEEIRASLMFVVTRGR; this is encoded by the coding sequence ATGTCCAGGGAACTGCGGGCCCGGCGTGAAGCCCTTGAATCCTTATGGCAACAGGGCATGAGCGGCCGAGCCCTGCTCAAACAACATAGCGCCCTGCTGGACGAGTTCATCGTCGAGAGCTTTACCCGGTGCAGGGAGGCCGGGTCCGGCCTGGCCCTGGTGGCCACCGGCGGCTACGGCCGGCAGGAGCTTTTTCCCTTTTCCGACGTTGATCTCATGCTCCTCTATGAGCCGGCCATGAAGGACCGCCTCAACCCGGTCATCGAGACGGTCATCTACCCTCTCTGGGATGCCGGCCTGGAGGTCGGTCACAGTGTCCGCACCGTGGAGCAGTGCATTATCGACGCCCAGGAGGATTTCTTTTTCCAGGTCTCGCTGGTGGATAATCGTTTCCTGGCCGGCAACGGCCGGCTCTTTGACCACTTCCGGGACAGCTTCGGCCAGGAGTTTATCGAGGGCCACCGCAAACCGTTCCTGGACAAGATGCTCGACTTCCGGCGGAAGCGCCATCACAGCTTCGGCACCCAGTCCTTTTTACTGGAACCGCAGATCAAGGAAAACCGGGGCGGTTTCCGGGACATCCAGGCCATGCTCTGGACCGCCCGGGTCATCTTCGGCCTGGCCGACCTTGCGGCCATGCAAGAGGCCGGCCTGCTCCTGGAACGGGAGCGGGAACAGTTTGAACAGGCCTGGGACTTTCTCGTCCGGGTCAGAAACCGCCTCCACTATCTGGGGTCCCGCAAAAACGACCAGCTGTTCTTCGAGCACCAGGAAAAAATTGCCAAGGCCCTGGACTACAAAAACACCGGCGGACTCCTGGACGTGGAATGTTTCATGCGCGATCTCTACCAGCACATGCGGACCGTGGCGGTGAACAGCGAGCTGTTCTTCGAGCATGTACGCGAGGTGCTGGGACCGCCGCCGGACCGGGCCGGACAACGGGCGCTGGAGCCGGGGATCGAACTTCGCCAGGAGCGGCTCCACCTCGTTGACCCCAAGCTGCTGCGCAAGAAACCGGTCCTGCTGCTGCGGATCTTCGCCCTGGCGGCCAGGAACCGGACCCCGATCCATCACCGGACCAAGAAACTTATCCGGGAATCCCTGGCCCTGGTGGACGATCGATTGCGCCGTTCCAAAAGGGCGGCCAAATCTTTTTTTGATCTGCTCGTCCGGGACAGCGGCTCCCAGGCCCTGGACGCGCTGCTGGAAACCGGGCTGCTCAGCGCCTATATCCCTGAATTCGCCGCAGTGGAATCCCTGGCCCAGCATGACGTCTACCATGTATATACCGTGGACAGCCACCTGCTCCAGACCGTGGCTGAGCTTCACCGGCTCAGCGGGAAAGAGGCCAGGATCCTTGCCACCCTCTCCGCCCCGCATCTCCTGTTTCTGGCCGGGCTGCTTCACGATATCGGCAAGGGGCGCGGCGGCAGCCACGAGGAAAAGGGGGCCGAACTTGTGGCCGGGATCGGCGCCCGCCTGGGTCTGAGCCCGGAACAGCGCGACACCCTTGCCTTCCTGGTCCGCAACCACCTGTTCCTGACCATGACCGCCATGCGCCGCGACCTTGAGGACGAGGCGTTTATCCTGCGCTGCGCCGACAGGATCCGCGACCCGCAGCGGCTGGCCATGCTCTATCTCCTGTCTGTTGCCGATGCCCGGGCCACCGGCCCCAGCGTGTGGAACGAATGGAAGGGGGCCCTGCTCCTGGAACTGTACCTGAAAATCGCCCTGATCCTGGACCGGGCCGAGATGGCCCTGCCCGACCGCCGCAAGGGCGCGAAGTGGATGCGCCGCCAGATCAGGAAACTCCGTCCCCCGCCCCTGGAGCTTGATATTGAGGAGCTGCCCGACGATTATCTGCTCAGCTTTGCCCCGGAAAACGTGGTTGACCATATCAGGCGGCGCCAGGACCTGAACTATACAAAACTGGCCTTCCAGGCCGTTGAGGAAGCAGACCACTGGTCCCTGCTGCTGCTTGCCCGGGACCGGCCCGGGCTCCTGGCCAAGATCTGCGGCGTCCTCGCCCTGCACAACATCAACGTGCACAGGGCCCAGATCTTCACCTGGCCGGACGGCACGGTGGTCGATACCCTGGAGGTGGCTCCGGCCATTAACAGCAGCTTTGCCGAACAGGATTGGCGGAAACTCGAACATGACCTGCGGGCCGCCATTACCAACCGTCTGGGCCTCACCCACCGCCTCCATCGCAAACTGCAGCCGATCCGGCGGCCCGCCCCCCAGGCCGGCAACGACCGGGCCAAGGTCCTGCTCGACAACGAAACCGCTGACACCCACACCATCATCGAGGTATTTTCCCGGGACC
- a CDS encoding ammonium transporter: MDTGDTAFMLVASALVMLMTPGLALFYGGLVRSKNVLATIMNSFICLGLISLVWVFYGYSLAFGPDVGGFIGNLDWAGLSGVGLEPGPYADSIPHLLFVAFQMMFAVITPALISGAFAERMKFSAFLAFTLLWSTLVYLPVCHWVWGGGWLGSHGALDFAGGTVIHINSGAAALVAAIYIGKRKGWGKESMHPHNLPMTILGAGILWFGWFGFNAGSALAANQTATLAFFTTQVATGAAALSWVVAEWLIQKKPTTLGAASGAVAGLVAITPGAGFVGPMSAIIIGLAAGVICYLAVLAKSRLGYDDALDVVAVHGIGGLWGALATGLFASIGATGLFFGNPGQLWIQAYGALATIAYSMIVTYIILKVVDMIFGVRVDTEAEVQGLDLSEHNETGYTS, encoded by the coding sequence ATGGACACTGGCGACACCGCATTTATGCTTGTAGCCTCGGCCCTGGTCATGCTGATGACCCCGGGCCTGGCCCTTTTCTACGGCGGCCTGGTCCGCTCGAAAAACGTACTGGCCACCATCATGAACAGCTTTATCTGCCTGGGGCTTATTTCGCTTGTCTGGGTTTTTTACGGCTATTCCCTGGCCTTTGGCCCGGACGTGGGCGGCTTCATCGGCAACCTTGACTGGGCCGGCCTGAGCGGAGTCGGGCTTGAACCGGGACCCTATGCCGATTCCATCCCCCACCTGCTTTTTGTCGCCTTTCAGATGATGTTCGCCGTCATCACCCCGGCGCTGATCAGCGGGGCCTTTGCCGAGCGGATGAAATTTTCCGCCTTTCTCGCCTTTACCCTGCTCTGGTCCACCCTGGTCTACCTGCCGGTGTGTCACTGGGTATGGGGCGGCGGCTGGCTCGGCAGCCACGGGGCCCTGGATTTTGCCGGCGGAACCGTCATCCACATCAACTCCGGCGCCGCAGCCCTGGTCGCCGCCATATATATTGGTAAGAGAAAGGGCTGGGGCAAGGAGTCGATGCACCCCCACAACCTGCCGATGACCATCCTGGGCGCCGGCATCCTCTGGTTCGGCTGGTTCGGCTTCAACGCCGGCAGCGCCCTGGCAGCCAATCAAACAGCCACCCTGGCCTTTTTCACCACCCAGGTCGCAACCGGCGCGGCCGCCCTTTCCTGGGTGGTTGCCGAATGGCTGATCCAGAAAAAACCCACCACCCTGGGAGCGGCCTCCGGCGCCGTGGCCGGGCTGGTAGCGATCACTCCCGGGGCCGGCTTTGTCGGTCCGATGTCCGCAATCATCATCGGCCTGGCTGCCGGCGTAATCTGCTACCTGGCCGTGCTCGCCAAATCCAGGCTCGGCTATGACGACGCCCTGGACGTGGTTGCGGTACACGGAATCGGCGGGCTGTGGGGCGCCCTGGCCACCGGGCTGTTCGCCTCAATCGGCGCCACCGGACTCTTCTTCGGCAACCCGGGCCAGCTCTGGATTCAGGCCTACGGCGCCCTGGCGACCATTGCCTATTCCATGATCGTTACATACATTATCCTCAAGGTCGTTGACATGATCTTCGGTGTCCGGGTTGATACAGAGGCCGAGGTCCAGGGGCTCGACCTGTCCGAGCACAACGAAACCGGCTATACCTCTTAA